From Candidatus Delongbacteria bacterium, a single genomic window includes:
- a CDS encoding DUF4160 domain-containing protein — MPTLSMFYGIIIYMYYFDNKEHKQPHIHANYSGYDAVISIPDGEILNGEIPNNKLKLIQAWIEIHQEDLMADWKLAVEGQQLHKIEPLR, encoded by the coding sequence ATGCCTACATTATCAATGTTCTACGGAATAATTATATATATGTATTATTTTGACAACAAAGAACATAAGCAACCACATATTCATGCTAATTATAGTGGTTATGATGCAGTAATTTCTATTCCTGATGGAGAAATTCTAAATGGTGAAATACCAAATAATAAATTAAAGTTAATTCAGGCTTGGATTGAGATTCATCAAGAAGACTTAATGGCTGACTGGAAATTAGCCGTTGAAGGACAACAACTACATAAAATTGAACCATTGAGGTAA